Genomic DNA from Peribacillus simplex:
AAGCATGACTGATGGCCGCTCTGTTTTTCCACCCTGCTTCATCGATCAAAGAAGCGAGTTTCTTGATCGTATATAAACCTAGATGACCGGGGTCATGTATATGAATATCAATATCCGCATCAAATTCAACGGCCAAATCGACCATTTCATATAGGGAAGCTTCTATATTATTATCCACTCCGCCAGGATCCAGGCCGCCCACCAAAGACGCCCCTTCTTTCATCGCTTGTCTCATCAACCCTTTTGAATTCGTTCTTAACAGTCCATGCTGTGGGAAAGCCACGATCTCGTATGTCATTTTCCCATTGAAACGATATAATGCACGTTGAATCTCCTCCAAGTTCTTCATACCGATGTATGGATCAACGTTAACATGTGTCCTTACATGCGTCGCCCCGCCGCTTAACAATAGTTGAAGCATCCGTTCTGCCCGGAGCCGACCGGTTTCAGCCAGTCCAGCAAGCTCCTTTGCTTCTAACTTTAAGCGTTCGATTAAATTCGGAACCGGAGTGCATGATTTCCATGGCAGTCCTAAATAAGTCTTATCAAGATGGTTATGCATCTCCTTAAAAGGAGGAAGTGCAAGCAGCTTTCCCGCGTCGTGAACAGGATCATCCGTTTTCAAAGGCACACCTGAAGCCAATTGCAATTCCTTTATGACCCCATTTTTTATATACATGTTGTAGGCAGCTGTCTTCGTCCGGTCAATTCGTCCATTCTCAAAAACAAATCCACTATCAAGTGTAACGTTTGTAAGCCAGTATGCTTCATTCATCAAATCACTCTCTTTAATAGAAGATTAAACACCTGTCGTCTCAAAGGATGAAATAGATCCGCTAACAACATTGCCCCTGAAGATGACAGCGGCACGCTTTGCCCTTCTAGCCACCGCTTCCGCAGAACAGCTGGCTTCAAGCAACACGATATTCGCCTCATCCCCGACATTAGGCCACGCCTTGACCCCGTCCTGGTTTAATGGGGTCTTCCCTCCTGTTATGAATTGCAGGCTTTGCGCTAAGGAACGTTCTTCAATCATGCGAAACCTTTCTGCAAGGCGACCGGCCTTTTCCAGATTGTCCCCGATGCCAAAGGGTGTCCAATGATCAGTGAGGCTGTCATTACCCAATTCGACTTTCACCCCTTTTTCATGAAGCAGGGGGATGGGGATCGTTCTGAAGATCGGCACTGTGGATGTAATCGATATGCCCGTTTCCGAAAACCTTTCGGCTATGTCCGTTGCCTCCGGGACTGAAAGATCTGCCAAACCGCTTGCGTGGCTAACCGTGACCCTTCCTTGCCAGCCTGCGTCTTCCGTCAGTGAAGCGAGGCGCTGCATCGTGAAGAGTCCAAGGTGATCCGGATCATGTAAATGGACATCGATATCGGAATTGTATTCAACCGCGATATCCATGATCGTTTCAAGGGACCGCTCTATGTTTTCATCAATGGTGGCGGGATCCACGCCGCCTACCAGATTCGCCCCATTCTTCATGGCCTGCCTTATCAAACCGACGGAATTGCTGCGTAACAGTCCATGCTGTGGGAATGCAACGATTTCATACGTCAATTTATCCTTATAACCTTCCAATGCCTGAATGGTTGCCTCTAAATTTTTCAGACCTATGACGGGGTCAATGTTGCAATGTGTGCGTATATGGGTAGATCCGAAGTCCAATAATAAATCGAGCATTTTTTCCGCTCTTACTTTAGCGGTAGGCAATAATTCTGGCAGTAAGACCTGCTCTTCCTCTATCCGGGTTTTCACGCCATTAATGGCAGGCGTGCAAGCCTTCCACGGACCGCCATAATAGGTTTTATCAATGTGGATATGCATTTCCTTAAACGAGGGGACCATCAGGAGACCGTGAACATCATGCTGTGGGTCCTGATCATTTATCGATTCCTTCGCCAATAAAATCGAGGATATTTTTCCATTTTC
This window encodes:
- a CDS encoding amidohydrolase family protein, producing the protein MNEAYWLTNVTLDSGFVFENGRIDRTKTAAYNMYIKNGVIKELQLASGVPLKTDDPVHDAGKLLALPPFKEMHNHLDKTYLGLPWKSCTPVPNLIERLKLEAKELAGLAETGRLRAERMLQLLLSGGATHVRTHVNVDPYIGMKNLEEIQRALYRFNGKMTYEIVAFPQHGLLRTNSKGLMRQAMKEGASLVGGLDPGGVDNNIEASLYEMVDLAVEFDADIDIHIHDPGHLGLYTIKKLASLIDEAGWKNRAAISHAFALGDVSIGESDELASELSNLGVAIMSTVPINRVIPPIDSLHEKGVHVALGCDGFYDSWSPFGTGDMLEKAGRLAERYNWKDEYALSQSLQFITGGVKTLDPEGNRLWPNVGNDASMVFVDASCSAEAVARRSERAAVMVDGNLVYGGLNRESALKSN
- a CDS encoding amidohydrolase family protein yields the protein MSQSYWLTNVRLENGFTYNENETITGTETGNYHIKIENGKISSILLAKESINDQDPQHDVHGLLMVPSFKEMHIHIDKTYYGGPWKACTPAINGVKTRIEEEQVLLPELLPTAKVRAEKMLDLLLDFGSTHIRTHCNIDPVIGLKNLEATIQALEGYKDKLTYEIVAFPQHGLLRSNSVGLIRQAMKNGANLVGGVDPATIDENIERSLETIMDIAVEYNSDIDVHLHDPDHLGLFTMQRLASLTEDAGWQGRVTVSHASGLADLSVPEATDIAERFSETGISITSTVPIFRTIPIPLLHEKGVKVELGNDSLTDHWTPFGIGDNLEKAGRLAERFRMIEERSLAQSLQFITGGKTPLNQDGVKAWPNVGDEANIVLLEASCSAEAVARRAKRAAVIFRGNVVSGSISSFETTGV